One genomic region from Colletes latitarsis isolate SP2378_abdomen chromosome 10, iyColLati1, whole genome shotgun sequence encodes:
- the Vps13b gene encoding vacuolar protein sorting 13B isoform X4, translating into MFKLESYITPVILSYVEKYVKNFKPEQSQVSLWGGDASFQNLDLRLEVLEEQLNLPFVFVSGHIHELLIHVPWVKITSEPIVITINTIECILKLKDDTKVEASTSVLQKRLELPQEEAPPGYIKSIVTKVVNNITINCNNLILKYVEEDIVLSVNVRFLSMQTVDNKWQPAFTDVNAYEVMLRKVITIQDLTLCLDKMDASGKIEIYQDPVLYRCSVIIRMIINYHSNTARRASITRLDLHCQKMEFSITEQQIPMLLRLAALIMALQTKQFPSSREKSLISVEKREDTVQDDISMFHLHDHGSGIAADNTGWGGWAWNMVSSLLPIDWDNDWSTEQQMAYSGHTIHLGIYVQDTTLTFKAFENIKEQLFYKSRKLRYKSFLTLRLNGVVVDTLIQGISMTSFQIGMGCIRIYPRGTCSCGHLEVVDGAQPPLYLIAGKLNTDYLKDSLFDDESVENKGKKRDYKQGIYYYLNTVSEERLIERCPAFAMDYVHCVELPDDITPEKLAEFGSNFEYSNFHERRVMRYIIGDLTIRLCSGVFHRIDTIKQAAANYDYNPYLVTKQDPLVDELPPVTLEEYEALRENVSMVETKLMVVKASLQLQLADHSITGLPRQRKIVESRTTPLTPALTDDPYMSIECDEAIVTMLQPLYPFRLAACASKQTDLSTEMFNQCHKIITLQVNGARSQLYLVKNCHTSIIMPYSVECKAKKLMYPQYWRNVDLIHETYSIHIDSITITGTKAKLMVAASILTSVFNPTDITNPLVCSSLFTDACQEINPIYLELLLENVNTKKLSSLVTVSNEINISSVKIFALNELQQAFIFSGPESNIHSDIENKPLLTTVIQFPKNVEKQTHPPLISLQIADIRASLDPLLFKWLEYRVTYYNLGTLCTTRPEAQQHFEGASSDTGTKKKTFPSLHESVHSSSDKEKRKSVVTTEKSKTLQNDEIQKKHDSKIEGERQNLQNLGILARLAELYPWWCGLVLSGCVGHIVIYIPSTTMSGIGAYGIEEAKDRALKSDNNLQMLIIKLPTLLVHSSNINFELLTPYLQELPVKLPKSMWTNKLQSFPWTLSLVEFHCYMLHQQTQKNFIKKVSLNATVALTTKAITSQSGGNTLAALGVCVHIDNSPIIISISEEQVVFVNKIISNMLSVLRVSASSNKNVVASNQINTEAQIVLPIIPQTPSTPTQLLYPEDTTTNSTVSTSKDDITQETDELILTAWIQWTITKIAIKLYVTEKENASSLKLVLELEDIITSLDLQPVYLKLKSKITTATIFHYTRALNSPTWDIGEYVGAILCGREDSLEKDDDSGFLSFTLTRAKSGNVHTRWGTYKRHRTQKKDVMTEATLSANGYISEVVVKMQMVDIILPLTIVSKYIQLLKPFTFFYRSSEKDSAETFEQNVTPHLTSVASLDNEALPLIYLDFKGLRLMLPASNIMKFKPQHDLLMLQFDGIRITPHAENPICRTPLRLDIYQLAAQANILSIPGSAVEDRQYQINIKSICAHTTTWKNYQMSINKKMSQSYLYTMNENPALEWNKLGHGSSLEQQFSMLPLLSKFDLCLIIAPPVLFKPDITVCGSAVEVNCIMDIEVTINLDQIQLISILNNELKNLLLGNFEQHKNATASTNTSHKISSTAGSIKQITWTKQSSDDIDVDFTKDSGIDFETSSVNSTIIGKPPHQETSILLPFEFLVNCGKITFVLYDIQKASTEYEVDINEIEEDESETQKQPLFYIMVNQPNIYFSQQHPLQKIQISCFDMSMALGEKENQELISIPTEKNFKVLMIETKNGDLHPDTGIPPSFVTMKYEKTLGKNPQFSIDMGRPTKVYFSLSRLNQIYDMQNKILSCFMHLHETTSTEQFNDIKVSSVSKSKKLNWPDLNICTKQIVLSLKTDSGAEIIISLALLSGNISTLLRPDRIYSNTAIDSLIVSAILNECIKVFLNPWCCNITICLLWEPWQNADSVTQVQIQADSDGLYLDFGPEHLKIIKNVMDDCQLLLNELTTSPSKCKNNEKQIVLSTEQHYKDDLKAGAFQFVNGNADELPFPYQVIFFTYPQQSMAWRYPQPRTLTRIHVSPVPFETLDSDSAYIDKVPCALEYWSDCHMSYQRYIDFYLSETDSYRLKLPEKAPARAVACIWRVVLLSMNNRPLSKTIISARVLAACLRIDSYFNSSIIPNLQAALNIGTIHVSVYNHVNNDMYNNLQPPLKQYTLKGTIPEIQCFMALEHKEAIFVLNRWIDGSMLIDISGIFSVHVLDYSHLNMQEILDPLEARFQLSLSDKTDISLTCSPFSLKLGPTIAHSLAVSAHLWFAFLEEENKNMILFTRYVIANDSNVHILFGQSGTGDNILLESRQCTFYSWRHIGNKMIRIAIEENIWLWSKPFSVGTDGIQAIEFNNSATKAAAFVSVTSLSATQKLVTFSGQLIISNQLIDNFEMKLVKYESDVGSKVNVLKDVYLISGKSCPPSIILDGTKKMAIRLRFTTVPNLSWTGDIPLQPNAKWGQPWLVKVPWQERGQFLSIWVRIVTQTIQDRTKILAVLSPLYMIRSHLPVPVRVQMDTPSLKISLSTMVNGCGERQQLYCPGTFEHFHQLTFQLESGVSTSNPYVPLSYSSVDQRKFFRRPETEDIDNILKDLNGESNETAWPFQGDAIEEWISTEQPQTHVQVKYQDAGLVSSTLLLELQPWCFMLNSMGCHLSLVSEDTEYCQIPHYGIVTPPKLEGTFHLCVGVGDTFYTSQALQLARPDWSQSFYMPRIGGLIPVDGNIKTCVDCGSSVSIMSINSSMHEDMRLVRIRSSHVISNLTPQELCVATLAVHEDANRLELPNDLTFYSLNISPAEDQKQGMPITQWYTLYMEDIVEPLVLYISLSLGHKWSCPIRVDQGMSRKCIAIPNGSSTMPVVITTQEDKGTTYIMIHIDHHPQLLIENSCAFKILLGQANETADEILPDTCHFTWICEIESNATCHYSIPSVSNRLPDVPVLNASNVLLFSAVTNNHNEQPSRNRDLRWSRGINLSSISSVPVDQYVRLPSYGDVKLIMQNRCYTTLISIVPISQVEVSARDIRSRLVRKENDTKDVEMLNSTFADQTEDDRTTINVQNSDSSTSVTTFFSAQDDTAMLEVTSPTQINLRQLITNIDNVKTNTIDDTKAIEESNSKEGSVTVCLRGVTIVLMHDMNENAQRIEVASLSMTDVIVTVTTRSKIVNLCTFIGDLQLDNQLFDQGGFDFPVVLISQSPLVTKGAGYYINNCLINKLEQIRENSLIAIDYVLEKQGYLRGI; encoded by the exons ATGTTTAAACTGGAATCATATATAACACCAGTGATTCTTAGTTATgttgaaaagtatgtgaaaaattttaaaccgGAACAATCTCAG GTGTCTTTATGGGGTGGTGATGCATCATTTCAAAATCTTGATCTACGATTAGAAGTTTTGGAAGAACAACTTAATCTCCCTTTTGTTTTTGTCAGTGGTCATATACATGAATTACTTATTCATGTTCCTTGGGTAAAAATTACTTCAGAACCCATTGTTATTACAATAAATACAATAG AatgcattttaaaattaaaagatgATACCAAGGTGGAAGCCAGTACTTCTGTATTACAGAAGAGGCTGGAATTGCCACA GGAAGAAGCACCACCTGGGTACATAAAAAGCATAGTAACCAAAGTCGTAAATAACATAACGATCAATTGTAATAATCTAATTCTAAAATATGTGGAAGAAGATATTGTTCTTAGCGTTAATGTCAGATTTTTAAGTATGCAAACTGTTGATAACAAATGGCAACCAGCATTTACTG ATGTTAATGCATATGAAGTTATGCTTAGAAAAGTTATTACTATTCAGGACTTAACTTTATGTTTAGACAAAATGGACGCTTctggaaaaatagaaatatatcAG gaTCCTGTTCTATACCGATGTTCTGTTATAATACGTATGATCATAAACTACCATAGTAACACTGCAAGAAGAGCCTCTATTACACGTTTGGATCTTCATTGTCAAAAAATGGAATTTAGTATAACTGAACAACAAATACCAATGCTGCTGAGACTAGCTGCATTGATAATGGCATTGCAAACAAAACAATTTCCATCTAGTAGAGAAAAATCTTTAATTTCTGTAGAGAAAAGAGAAGACACTGTACAAG ATGATATTAGTATGTTCCACTTACATGATCATGGAAGTGGAATTGCTGCAGACAATACTGGGTGGGGTGGATGGGCTTGGAACATGGTATCATCTTTATTACCTATTGATTGGGACAATGATTGGTCTACAGAACAACAAATGGCTTATTCTGGACATACTATTCATTTAGGCATATATGTGCAAGATACCACCTTAACTTTTAAGGCAT TTGAAAATATTAAAGagcaattattttataaatccCGCAAGCTCAGATATAAATCATTCTTAACATTGCGATTAAATGGCGTGGTGGTAGACACGTTGATTCAAGGAATTTCAATGACTAGTTTTCAAATTGGAATGGGTTGTATACGCATATACCCAAGAGGGACGTGTAGCTGCGGGCATCTTGAAGTAGTCGATGGAGCACAA CCACCTTTATATCTAATAGCTGGAAAGTTAAATACTGATTATTTAAAAGATTCATTATTTGATGATGAATCTGTAGAAAACAAAGGAAAAAAGAGAGATTACAAACAAGGAATATATTATTATCTAAATACAGTTTCGG aggaacgGTTAATAGAACGATGTCCCGCTTTTGCCATGGATTATGTTCATTGTGTTGAATTACCAGATGATATTACCCCTGAGAAACTAGCAGAATTTGGTTCTAATTTTGAATACAG CAATTTTCACGAACGTAGAGTGATGAGGTATATCATTGGTGATTTAACTATTAGATTATGCTCAGGTGTTTTTCATCGTATCGACACAATAAAGCAAGCTGCCGCCAATTATGATTATAATCCATACCTTGTCACAAAACAAG ATCCACTTGTAGATGAACTTCCACCAGTTACATTAGAAGAATACGAAGCTCTGCGAGAAAATGTATCTATGGTTGAAACAAAATTAATGGTAGTGAAAGCATCTCTTCAATTACAATTAGCAGATCACTCTATTACTGGACTACCACGACAGCGGAAGATCGTTGAAAGTCGA ACGACGCCTTTAACACCTGCTCTTACGGACGACCCTTACATGAGTATTGAATGTGATGAAGCAATAGTAACTATGCTCCAACCTTTATATCCATTTAGACTTGCAGCATGTGCATCAAAACAAACCGATCTCTCAACAGAAATGTTTAACCAATGTCATAAGATTATTACACTGCAG gtAAATGGAGCAAGAAGTCAACTTTATTTAGTAAAAAATTGCCACACGTCAATAATAATGCCTTATTCGGTTGAATGTAAAGCAAAGAAATTGATGTATCCACAATATTGGAGGAATGTTGATTTAATACATGAAACATATTCAATACATATAGACAGTATTACAATTACTGGGACAAAAGCAAAATTAATGGTTGCAGCATCCATATTAACTTCAGTTTTCAATCCCACTGACATAACAAATCCTCTTGTATGTTCTTCGTTATTTACAGATGCCTGTCAAGAAATCA ATCCTATATATTTGGAGTTGTTATTGGAAAATGTAAATACTAAAAAATTATCATCGTTGGTTACAGTttcaaatgaaataaatataagtTCTGTGAAAATATTTGCTTTGAATGAGttacaacaagcttttatattCTCAGGTCCAGAAAGTAATATTCATAG TGATATAGAAAACAAACCACTATTAACAACTGTGATACAGTTTCCAAAAAATGTCGAGAAACAAACACATCCACCTCTTATCTCGCTTCAAATAGCAGACATCAGAGCTTCGCTTGATCCATTACTTTTTAAATGGCTGGAGTATCGTGTTACGTATTATAATTTAGGTACATTATGTACAACACGGCCTGAAGCGCAACAACATTTCGAGGGTGCATCATCCGATACCGGAACGAAAAAAAAGACGTTTCCCAGTTTGCACGAAAGTGTGCATAGTTCTTCGgacaaagaaaaaagaaaatcggTTGTGACAACAGAGAAGTCGAAAACTCTACAAAATGATGAAATTCAAAAGAAACACGATTCTAAAATTGAAGGTGAAAGACAG AACTTACAGAATTTGGGAATATTGGCCAGATTAGCAGAACTGTATCCATGGTGGTGTGGTCTTGTGCTAAGTGGTTGTGTTGGACATATTGTTATTTACATACCGTCAACTACAATGAGTGGCATTGGTGCATATG GTATAGAAGAAGCAAAAGATAGAGCTTTAAAATCCGATAATAATTTACAAATGTTGATAATAAAGTTACCCACTCTTCTCGTTCACTCGTCTAATATAAATTTTGAATTGTTGACACCTTATCTTCAAGAGTTGCCTGTTAAGTTACCAAAATCAATGTGGACGAATA AATTACAGAGTTTTCCATGGACATTAAGTCTTGTTGAATTTCATTGTTATATGTTACATCAACAGACACAAaagaatttcattaaaaaagtGTCATTGAATGCTACAGTTGCTCTTACAACTAAAGCCATAACATCCCAATCAGGAGGGAATACATTGGCTGCTTTAGGTGTTTGTGTTCACATTGACAATTCTCCTATTATCATTTCTATCTCTGAAGAACAG GTAGTTTTCGTgaacaaaataatttcaaatatgttAAGTGTATTGCGAGTTTCAGCCAGTTCTAACAAAAATGTTGTGGCTAGTAATCAAATAAACACTGAAGCACAAATAGTTTTGCCTATCATACCACAAACTCCATCTACTCCAACACAATTACTTTACCCTGAAGATACAACTACAAACTCAACTGTTTCAACTTCAAAAGATGATATTACACAAG AAACAGATGAATTAATTTTGACGGCATGGATCCAATGGACTATAACAAAGATCGCAATTAAATTATATGTTACGGAAAAAGAAAATGCTTCATCGTTAAAATTAGTCCTTGAATTAGAAGATATTATTACTTCTTTGGACTTACAACCCGTCTATCTTAAATTGAAAAGTAAAATTACAACAGCCACCATATTCCATTACACTAG AGCACTGAATTCACCGACTTGGGATATCGGTGAGTATGTAGGTGCGATACTTTGCGGAAGGGAGGATAGTTTAGAGAAAGATGATGATTCCGGATTTCTAAGTTTTACCCTCACTAGAGCAAAATCAGGAAACGTTCATACACGATGGGGTACCTATAAACGACATAGAACTCAGAAG AAAGATGTAATGACAGAAGCTACATTATCTGCTAATGGTTATATTTCTGAAGTAGTTGTAAAAATGCAAATGGTGGATATAATTCTTCCACTTACTATAGTCAGCAAATATATACAACTATTAAagccttttacttttttctatcgATCCTCTGAGAAAGATTCAGCTGAAACTTTTGAACAAAATGTAACACCACACTTAACTAGCGTTGCTAGTCTTGACAACGAGGCTTTACCATTGATATATTTGGATTTCAAAGGGCTTAGACTGATGTTGCCGGCCTCGAATATAATGAAATTCAAACCGCAACACGATCTATTAATGCTTCAG TTTGATGGAATTCGCATCACGCCTCACGCGGAAAATCCAATTTGTAGAACTCCTTTGAGATTAGATATATATCAACTGGCAGCTCAGGCAAATATTTTAAGCATACCAGGTTCTGCTGTGGAAGATCGACAAtatcaaattaatataaaaagcaTATGTGCTCATACAActacttggaaaaattatcaaaTGAGTATTAACAAG aaaatgtcACAATCTTATCTTTATACCATGAATGAAAATCCTGCATTAGAATGGAACAAACTTGGCCATGGGAGTAGTTTGGAACAACAGTTTTCCATGTTACCTTTATTATCGAA GTTTGATTTGTGCTTAATTATTGCTCCACCCGTTTTATTTAAACCGGATATAACAGTATGTGGAAGTGCTGTTGAAGTAAATTGTATTATGGATATCGAAGTGACAATAAATTTAGATCAAATTCAGTTAATTTCAATCCTAAATAATGAATTAAAAAACTTGTTATTGGGAAATTTTGAACAACACAAAAATGCAACTGCATCCACTAATACATCTCATAAGATTTCATCAACTGCGGGAAGTATAAAACAAATTACTTGGACGAAGCAATCTTCCGACGATATCGATGTTGATTTTACGAAGGATAGCGGCATTGACTTTGAAACATCTAGCGTGAATTCGACGAttata GGTAAACCTCCGCATCAAGAGACTTCTATACTTTTGCCGTttgaatttttagtaaattgtGGTAAAATAACATTTGTACTTTACGATATTCAAAAAGCAAGTACAGAATATGAAGTt gacataaatgaAATTGAAGAGGATGAGAGTGAAACTCAGAAACAACCATTATTTTACATAATGGTTAATCaaccaaatatttatttttcacaaCAGCATCCATTGCAAAAAATCCAA ATATCGTGTTTTGATATGTCCATGGCTCTGGGAGaaaaggaaaatcaagaattaatttcaataccaacagaaaaaaatttcaaagttcTCATGATTGAAACAAAAAATGGTGATTTACATCCAGATACAGGCATTCCTCCATCTTTTGTGacaatgaaatatgagaaaactTTAGGAAAAAATCCACAATTCTCTATAGATATGGGTAGACCTACAAAAGTTTATTTCTCTTTATCAAGACTAAACCAGATATATGATATGCAAAATAAG ATACTATCGTGTTTTATGCATCTACACGAAACAACATCAACAGAACAGTTTAATGATATAAAGGTATCTTCAGTATCAAAATCGAAAAAATTGAATTGGCCTGATTTAAATATATGTACAAAGCAAATTGTATTGTCTCTCAAGACTGATTCTGGCGCAGAAATAATAATTAGTTTAGCTTTATTATCCGGAAATATTTCGACTCTTCTTAGGCCTGATAGAATATACTCCAACACTGCCATAGATTCTTTAATCGTATCAGCAATTCTTAATGAATGTATAAAGGTATTCTTAAATCCGTGGTGTTGCAATATTACGATTTGTTTACTTTGGGAGCCTTGGCAAAATGCTGACTCTGTTACTCAAGTACAAATACAGGCAGATAGCGATGGTCTTTATTTAGATTTTGGACCAGAGCACCTAAAAATTATAAAGAACGTTATGGATGACTGTCAATTGCTGTTAAATGAATTGACAACGTCTCCttcaaaatgtaaaaataatgaaaaacaaattgtaCTGTCTACTGAGCAACATTATAAAGATGATCTTAAAGCAGGCGCATTTCAATTTGTGAACGGTAATGCAGACGAACTACCTTTCCCATATCAA GTCATATTTTTTACCTACCCTCAACAATCAATGGCTTGGAGATATCCACAACCAAGGACGTTGACACGAATACATGTATCACCAGTTCCCTTTGAA acATTGGATTCTGATAGTGCTTATATTGATAAAGTACCTTGCGCTCTTGAGTATTGGAGCGATTGCCACATGTCCTATCAGCGTTACATCGACTTTTATTTGTCAGAGACAGATTCGTACCGTTTAAAGCTGCCTGAAAAAGCTCCAGCACGAGCGGTTGCTTGCATATGGCGTGTAGTTTTATTATCAATGAATAATCGACCACTTTCCAAAACGATAATTTCAGCTCGTGTTCTTGCGGCATGTTTACGTATTGATTCGTACTTCAATTCTTCAATTATACCGAATCTACAAGCTGCACTTAATATCGGCACCATACACGTCTCCGTGTACAATCATGTTAACAACGACATGTATAATAATTTGCAACCACCGTTAAAACAATATACTTTGAAAGGTACGATCCCTGAAATTCAATGCTTCATGGCCTTAGAGCATAAGGAAGCTATCTTTGTACTTAACAGGTGGATAGATGGTTCGATGTTAATCGACATTAGTGGTATATTCAGTGTACACGTATTAGATTATAGTCATTTGAACATGCAAGAAATACTCGATCCTTTGGAAGCAAGATTTCAGCTGTCATTATCAGACAAAACAGATATATCCTTAACATGTAGTCCATTCTCGTTGAAACTGGGACCGACAATAGCACACTCGCTTGCAGTTTCGGCTCATTTGTGGTTTGCATTTTTAGAAGAGGAAAacaaaaatatgattttattcaCACGCTATGTGATAGCCAATGACAGTAATGTACATATTCTCTTTGGTCAAAGTGGTACAGGAGATAATATATTATTGGAAAGTAGACAATGTACTTTTTACTCGTGGCGACATATCGGCAACAAGATGATACGAATAGcgatagaagaaaatatttgGTTGTGGAGTAAACCATTTTCTGTAGGCACAGATGGTATTCAAGCAATCGAATTTAACAATTCTGCAACGAAAGCAGCAGCATTTGTAAGTGTTACATCGCTTTCTGCTACACAAAAGCTCGTGACGTTCTCTGGTCAGCTTATAATTTCCAATCAATTAATTGATAACTTTGAAATGAAATTGGTAAAGTACGAATCTGACGTTGGATCAAAGGTAAATGTATTGAAGGATGTGTACCTAATTTCTGGTAAAAGTTGTCCACCATCCATTATACTCGATGGGACTAAGAAAATGGCAATACGTTTACGGTTTACCACCGTGCCAAATCTGTCGTGGACAGGAGATATTCCTCTGCAACCTAATGCTAAGTGGGGCCAACCGTGGTTAGTTAAAGTACCTTGGCAGGAACGTGGGCAATTTTTAAGCATTTGGGTACGAATAGTGACGCAGACCATTCAGGACAGAACAAAGATACTAGCTGTACTCAGCCCACTTTATATGATTCGATCACACTTACCAGTACCAGTTAGAGTACAGATGGATACGCCCTCGTTGAAAATATCCTTAAGTACGATGGTAAATGGTTGTGGTGAACGACAGCAATTGTACTGCCCTGGAACATTTGAACATTTTCATCAATTGACGTTTCAATTAGAATCCGGAGTTTCTACATCCAATCCATACGTACCGTTGTCGTATAGTTCTGTAGATCAACGAAAGTTCTTCAGGAGACCTGAAACTGAAGATATcgataatattctaaaggatcttAATGGCGAAAGCAACGAAACGGCATGGCCTTTCCAGGGAGATGCGATAGAGGAGTGGATATCTACGGAGCAACCACAAACACACGTACAAGTAAAATATCAAGATGCTGGATTAGTCTCAAGCACATTACTGTTAGAATTGCAACCTTGGTGTTTTATGTTGAATTCCATGGGATGCCACTTGTCTCTTGTGTCAGAAGATACCGAATATTGTCAAATCCCTCATTACGGTATCGTAACACCGCCAAAATTGGAGGGTACATTTCATTTATGCGTTGGCGTTGGTGATACGTTTTATACATCGCAAGCCCTTCAACTGGCACGACCCGATTGGAGTCAAAGCTTTTACATGCCACGAATTGGTGGGCTAATTCCCGTCGATGGAAATATTAAAACGTGTGTCGATTGCGGTTCAAGTGTCTCTATCATGAGCATCAATTCAAGTATGCACGAAGATATGCGTCTCGTACGTATAAGAAGTAGTCACGTTATCAGTAATTTAACGCCACAAGAATTGTGCGTTGCTACATTGGCGGTGCATGAAGATGCAAACAGACTTGAACTGCCTAACGACCTCACGTTTTACAGCCTTAATATTTCACCTGCGGAAGATCAGAAACAGGGCATGCCGATTACACAATGGTATACTTTATACATGGAAGACATCGTAGAACCTCTTGTTCTTTACATATCTTTGAGTTTAGGGCATAAATGGTCTTGTCCAATTCGAGTCGATCAAGGTATGAGTCGCAAGTGTATTGCTATTCCAAATGGCTCTAGTACTATGCCAGTAGTCATTACGACGCAAGAGGATAAAGGTACAACGTACATAATGATTCACATAGATCATCATCCGCAATTGCTAATTGAAAATTCATGTGCTTTCAAAATTTTACTGGGGCAGGCCAATGAAACAGCGGATGAAATACTACCGGATACTTGCCATTTCACATGGATTTGCGAAATCGAAAGCAACGCGACGTGCCATTATTCTATTCCATCTGTTAGTAACAGGTTACCAGATGTACCTGTTCTAAACGCGTCAAATGTATTATTATTTTCTGCCGTAACGAACAATCATAATGAACAGCCATCGAGAAACAGAGATCTGCGATGGTCTAGGGGTATAAACCTGTCTTCAATATCAAGTGTACCAGTAGATCAGTATGTACGACTACCATCATATGGTGATGTAAAGCTGATTATGCAAAATCGTTGTTATACCACACTTATCAGTATTGTTCCCATATCACAAGTGGAAGTATCCGCGCGAGATATTAGAAGTCGACTTGTACGCAAGGAAAATGATACGAAAGATGTAGAAATGCTAAACAGTACGTTTGCCGATCAGACAGAAGACGATAGAACAACAATAAATGTACAGAATTCTGATAGTTCAACGTCAGTAACGACTTTCTTCTCAGCTCAAGATGACACTGCAATGTTAGAAGTTACATCTCCTACGCAAATAAATTTGCGGCAATTAATTACAAATATAGACAATGTAAAAACTAATACAATCGACGATACAAAGGCTATCGAAGAGAGCAATTCTAAAGAGGGCTCCGTAACCGTTTGTCTTCGTGGAGTTACCATCGTCCTTATGCACGACATGAATGAAAATGCACAAAGGATTGAAGTTGCTAGTTTATCCATGACTGATGTCATAGTTACTGTAACTACAAGGTCTAAAATCGTCAACTTATGCACTTTTATAGGTGATTTACAATTGGATAATCAATTATTTGATCAAGGAGGTTTTGATTTTCCAGTAGTATTGATAAGTCAAAGCCCACTCGTTACGAAAGGAGCGGGATATTATATAAACAATTGTTTAATAAATAAGCTAGAACAAATCAGAGAAAATTCTTTGATAGCAATTGATTACGTTTTGGAGAAACAGGGATATTTAAGAGGTATTTAA